One genomic segment of Leptospirales bacterium includes these proteins:
- a CDS encoding restriction endonuclease — MFDNRTSVMLPMLLLAALALAAATALIYFMFLRDRGGLLERALELAQKGAYVDARTIVRPRLDRDPDDIQAHYVMSRIYAFEGNTHQELEHLREVRRIGRYSGVGFKPAEVLARIGQLYYEDDRFAESFESYLDALNYDSANETALAHVAFMAVGQEQFQIADGFFRRLVKAAPSVVDYRIARGVCLSMLRSKEANEEFQLAISLSPRNQTAQFLYALHLYREQQYERTKEILDKLLPAVEDELVSYIVSRLGAAIYYMSGEYQKALQLAESCLQLAVRQDWEKEEYDARLSVAYLSILNSDLEKANEHLLELEIRNPADDLVMKISDFRMDLEEQVAEVDRVSPRGFDFRAHMQDWVRNRFAEDSIFKLSGLGEEEEFDVLSFFTREGQMRSRPERRQELDPDALIERFNNLKGDSFLQACQSIMANLGFKMASNLNYRDKDGADFIANSLSDKKVKALFRIRQWRNQPISDIFLRDQQNYMNELKVNQGFVVAGARLTTGAETASANLKKITIVNDMAFAEILQRILQ, encoded by the coding sequence TTGTTCGATAATAGAACCAGCGTCATGTTGCCGATGCTCCTTCTTGCCGCCCTGGCCCTTGCGGCCGCCACGGCGCTGATCTACTTCATGTTTCTGCGAGACCGCGGCGGCTTGCTGGAGCGCGCACTCGAACTTGCTCAGAAAGGCGCCTATGTTGACGCCCGAACGATCGTTCGGCCGCGGCTGGATCGTGATCCCGATGATATTCAGGCGCACTATGTAATGTCCAGGATCTATGCGTTTGAGGGCAATACCCATCAGGAACTGGAGCACTTGCGCGAGGTTCGACGGATCGGACGTTATTCCGGAGTCGGCTTCAAGCCGGCGGAGGTACTGGCCCGCATCGGTCAACTTTACTATGAAGATGACCGATTTGCGGAATCATTTGAAAGCTACCTCGACGCTCTCAATTACGATTCCGCGAACGAGACAGCTCTTGCTCACGTTGCTTTCATGGCCGTAGGCCAGGAGCAGTTTCAAATTGCCGATGGCTTCTTCCGACGGTTGGTGAAGGCCGCTCCAAGCGTTGTGGACTATCGCATAGCGCGCGGCGTTTGCCTGTCGATGTTGCGCTCCAAAGAAGCCAATGAGGAATTTCAGTTGGCTATCAGTCTGTCGCCGCGCAACCAAACAGCGCAGTTCCTGTACGCCCTGCACCTCTATCGCGAACAGCAATATGAGCGAACCAAGGAAATTCTCGATAAGCTGCTCCCCGCTGTGGAGGACGAGCTGGTCTCCTATATCGTCAGCCGTCTGGGCGCCGCAATTTACTATATGAGCGGCGAGTATCAGAAAGCGCTGCAATTGGCTGAAAGCTGTTTGCAGCTGGCTGTTCGGCAGGACTGGGAGAAGGAAGAGTACGACGCGCGCTTGAGCGTAGCCTACCTTTCGATATTGAACAGCGATCTGGAAAAGGCAAACGAACATCTGCTCGAATTGGAAATTCGGAATCCTGCAGATGATCTGGTCATGAAGATTTCGGATTTTCGAATGGATCTGGAAGAGCAGGTGGCCGAGGTTGATCGGGTCAGCCCGCGAGGCTTTGACTTCCGCGCTCACATGCAAGATTGGGTGCGCAATCGCTTCGCCGAAGATTCCATATTCAAACTGTCCGGATTGGGCGAGGAAGAGGAATTTGATGTGCTGTCTTTCTTCACTCGCGAGGGACAGATGCGCTCCCGGCCGGAACGACGCCAGGAACTTGACCCTGATGCATTGATTGAGCGCTTCAACAATTTGAAGGGCGATTCCTTTTTGCAGGCCTGCCAGAGTATCATGGCCAATCTCGGATTTAAAATGGCCAGCAATCTGAACTATCGCGACAAGGACGGCGCTGATTTCATTGCCAATAGCCTTTCCGATAAGAAGGTGAAGGCTTTGTTTCGCATTCGACAGTGGCGAAATCAGCCCATTTCGGATATATTCTTGCGCGACCAGCAGAATTACATGAACGAGTTGAAAGTCAATCAGGGATTTGTGGTGGCGGGCGCGCGGTTGACTACCGGCGCCGAAACGGCTTCGGCCAACTTGAAAAAAATTACGATTGTAAATGATATGGCCTTCGCCGAGATTCTGCAGAGGATTCTGCAGTAG
- the sppA gene encoding signal peptide peptidase SppA: MPRVLIPTIFGCLLLANCIIGNDVSIAPGAISSDQAPLDEVQIYPSREDQGRCLSGAMSRGGSGKILLINATGVIDEGDSFRYGAAVSPGQLRRILTRAAQDDDIDAILLSVNSPGGSAAASDLYYSILKQFKEERKIPVYAHITNLGASGGYYIAMAADGLNADPLADVGSIGVIIRSFGFVGLLGKLGVEYRAIASGGNKDMLSPFSEIRPEQRALLDAQVQRTYERFLAVVLESRSAKLTREQLLPIADGRVLDASEALRLNLIDSVGYLEEHIERIKTMRAWENVQVVAYVPRGGAPLEPNLYNITRRTQLSLQEKLQYLAVIGPRTFLLYEGGL, translated from the coding sequence ATGCCCCGTGTCCTGATCCCCACCATTTTTGGGTGTCTACTACTCGCCAATTGCATTATTGGCAACGACGTCTCCATTGCACCGGGTGCTATCTCCTCCGACCAGGCGCCGCTGGATGAAGTGCAAATCTATCCGAGCCGAGAAGACCAGGGTCGGTGCCTGAGCGGCGCCATGAGCCGAGGCGGGAGCGGGAAGATTCTGCTGATCAATGCAACCGGCGTCATCGATGAAGGCGATTCATTTCGCTATGGAGCCGCTGTCAGTCCGGGCCAACTTCGTCGGATATTAACGCGGGCCGCACAGGATGATGATATTGACGCTATTTTGCTGTCGGTCAACTCGCCGGGCGGGTCGGCGGCGGCGTCCGACTTATACTACTCTATTCTTAAGCAATTCAAAGAGGAGCGCAAGATCCCTGTCTACGCCCACATTACGAATCTTGGCGCATCCGGCGGATACTACATTGCTATGGCAGCTGATGGCCTGAACGCCGATCCGCTTGCGGACGTAGGCAGCATTGGCGTTATCATTCGCAGTTTTGGCTTTGTAGGGCTGCTGGGTAAATTGGGCGTCGAGTATCGGGCCATCGCCAGTGGCGGAAACAAGGACATGCTTTCGCCGTTTTCTGAGATTCGTCCTGAACAAAGGGCGCTACTGGACGCTCAGGTACAGCGCACCTATGAACGATTTCTGGCGGTGGTCCTTGAGTCTCGTTCAGCCAAACTAACTCGAGAGCAACTATTGCCAATTGCCGATGGTCGGGTGCTGGATGCCAGCGAGGCGCTCAGACTGAATCTCATCGATAGCGTCGGCTACCTCGAGGAACACATAGAGCGAATCAAGACAATGCGCGCCTGGGAAAACGTTCAGGTCGTCGCTTACGTGCCGCGAGGCGGAGCTCCCCTGGAACCCAATCTTTACAATATTACCCGCAGAACTCAGCTGAGTTTGCAGGAAAAGCTGCAATATCTTGCCGTCATTGGACCGCGTACTTTTCTTCTGTACGAGGGAGGTCTGTAG
- a CDS encoding CapA family protein encodes MKFLIVRLNMEEGGGHPVRQSYRRFARTLSGILFFCSALLTVQCASDIATSPEATTREAVESPLPAARYFSAREQNVSEFQLLFAGDMHFEWGVREQQRSGLLTPIEHVRRLFDSAALRIANLETAMSDRGSPPPGKPYIFNASPEGLRVLQALRLDAAILANNHSMDLGPEGLRSTLETLRSGGIAAVGAGENLQEAQAPLMLHSHGMQFALFALTLIEEENAAANSGRPGVAIYTPAVLSKIAAVNRQADITIVSLHWGTEYYQRPGPDQVALARSLINAGADLVIGHHPHTPQGAELYRNGLIVYSIGNFLFGSSNEDQTHNILLRLTFSPSEKRAVAAQFVPIWGRFSAQNPRPAPLDAAEARAFAHDFYWQVFDISPETASRLEPEIGGAIQLRIPGPETAAH; translated from the coding sequence ATGAAGTTCCTCATCGTTAGACTGAACATGGAAGAGGGCGGCGGCCATCCGGTACGTCAATCCTATCGCAGGTTCGCTCGTACGCTGTCCGGTATTCTGTTTTTTTGCAGCGCATTACTGACTGTGCAATGCGCCAGCGACATCGCGACCTCGCCGGAGGCGACAACTCGGGAGGCGGTGGAATCGCCGCTGCCCGCGGCTCGCTACTTTTCAGCGCGCGAGCAGAACGTATCGGAATTTCAGCTACTGTTTGCCGGCGACATGCATTTTGAGTGGGGGGTGCGCGAGCAACAACGTTCCGGCTTGCTGACGCCGATTGAGCATGTTCGACGCTTGTTTGATTCGGCGGCTCTACGAATCGCTAACCTGGAAACAGCAATGAGCGATCGGGGATCGCCGCCGCCGGGCAAACCGTACATCTTCAACGCTTCGCCGGAGGGATTGCGCGTACTCCAGGCGCTGCGGCTGGATGCAGCCATTCTCGCCAACAATCATAGCATGGACCTTGGGCCCGAGGGACTGCGATCGACGCTGGAAACGCTGCGTAGCGGCGGAATCGCGGCCGTTGGCGCCGGCGAGAATCTGCAGGAAGCGCAGGCGCCACTGATGCTTCATAGCCATGGCATGCAATTTGCGCTCTTCGCGCTGACGCTCATCGAGGAAGAGAACGCGGCGGCCAATTCGGGCCGACCGGGGGTTGCAATCTACACGCCTGCCGTCCTTTCGAAAATTGCTGCGGTCAATCGCCAGGCGGATATAACAATAGTCAGTTTGCACTGGGGAACGGAGTACTACCAGAGGCCCGGTCCTGACCAGGTTGCTCTTGCTCGTTCTCTGATCAATGCCGGCGCCGATCTGGTCATCGGCCATCATCCGCACACTCCACAAGGAGCAGAACTCTATCGCAACGGATTGATCGTCTACTCGATAGGAAACTTTTTGTTTGGCAGTTCCAATGAGGACCAAACTCACAATATCCTGTTACGCCTGACCTTTTCTCCTTCAGAAAAGCGGGCTGTGGCCGCGCAGTTTGTTCCAATCTGGGGCAGATTCAGCGCTCAAAACCCGCGCCCCGCCCCGCTCGACGCCGCCGAAGCAAGGGCGTTTGCCCATGATTTTTACTGGCAGGTCTTTGACATTTCGCCAGAGACAGCCAGCCGGCTGGAGCCCGAAATAGGCGGAGCCATACAACTCAGGATTCCGGGTCCAGAAACCGCAGCTCATTGA